GGTTCAGATGGTTCAGAACGGTCATCGCCCCGTCCCCGTCTCCGTAAGTCTTGGTTACCTGCTTCATCACTAATTTCGCACTCATGCTCCAGTCCTCCCTATCGCTTCCAAAGCATCCACCTTGGCCACTCTTGCTACCGAAATTAACGAGCCCAGCAGGGACATCCCTATGAACAGCAGACTGGTCATAGCCATCGTCTGCCCGTCCAGCTCAAACGGCATCGTGTCAGGCAGGCCCATATTCATCGCAAGCGTAAGCAGAATGCCCAGCGCCAGACTGGCGACAGACAGCAGCATCACTTGACCGACTACACTCCAGGCCAGATAGGACATCTTGGTCCCCATTGCCTTCAGGATACCGAATTGGCTGGTCTTCTGGATCGTAATGACATAGAAGAATACAGCAAGAACTACTGCGGCAATCACGAACAGGAACACAATCATCATCAGCAGCGAGTTCTGCTCGGCGGAGTAACCGGGAACACTGGCGATTGCCTGCTTTTGCGTAATTACCTCTACGGACTGCTGCTGATCCGCAATTTGCGCAGCTTGAGCTGCCGTTACATCCAGCGCGATAACATTGTACGGAGCATTGGCATTGCCTGAACTGCCGCCGCCCTGAACCGCTCCTTGTTTCATCGCCTGCCAGTCCAGTTGGTTGATATAGACCACCGGAGTATGGCTGTAGGAGCTGTCCTTCACGAAGCCGGTAACCGTCCAGCTCATGCCGGAAGCCTGATCACGGATCGTACTGCCAATGGTAACGCCTGACTGCTCCAGCTTCGAATCCGCAACTGCACTGCCTTGAACCTCATTGGTGATTCCGGCACCTTCCGTTACATCAGGAGCCAACATCCCAGTCATATCTACAGCAAAAAACGTAATATCCGCTTTAACATCTGCACCGGCAGCCGTAATTGTACTGGTCTGTACCCCCAACGGAGTCGCGTTCGCCTCTCCGGCTACCGACCGGGCAGCCGCAAGCTCCGTATCCGTTAACTGTGAACGCCTGAAGGTATGATCCGCGTCGCTCTGCACGGCAAAGTAATTGGCGGGCATATTTTTCAGCGCTGAAATGTTAGCATAAGCAAGCCCTCTGGCCAGGCCGGTGACGAACAGCACTAGGAACGAGACCAGCAGCATAATCACCATAATGAGACTGTAGCGTGCTTTGGAGTGCCTCATCTCCCTTATTGCCAAGAACATATAACCACTCCTTCTAATCTGTATATCCACAGTTTAGAGAGTGAAGATGAACGGAGTATGAATAAAGAATTACACTATATAGATTGAACTAAACGGTATTATGTTTTGGGAATGCCGTGACTCCAGAGAAGGCTAACGCTCCTCCAGTTCCAAAATTCCCCTCCGCCACTTTTCCTTTAACTTTAAATTTTTAGTTCAACCTATATAGCGGCAGGGTGGCAGGGCAGAGTGACAGTGAACGTTGTTCCTTCCCCTACTGTACTCGTTACCTCGATGCTTCCGCCATGCGCCTGGACGATCTTTTGGGCGATGGCCAGCCCCAGCCCGCTGCTGCCTGGCTCACGGGATCGCGACTGATCCACCTTGTAGAACCGGTCGAAGATCATCGGCAGCTGCTCCGCCGGAATACCCGCCCCGTTGTCGGTCACTGTTACAATACATTGCTGGCCCTCCACATGGGCTGCGATACTGAGGTTCCCGCCCGCCGGGGTGTATTTGACCGCATTCGTCACCAGATTCATCCACACCTGATAGAGCAGATTGGAATCGCCCGTAAGCCGGATTTCTCCGGCATGCAGCCTTACCGCCAGTTCCTTCTCCGTAAGATGCCACTCCATAATCTGAATCACCTGCCGCAGCTGGGCGCGAAGATCGAAGCTTC
The sequence above is a segment of the Paenibacillus sp. FSL R7-0204 genome. Coding sequences within it:
- a CDS encoding ABC transporter permease, translating into MFLAIREMRHSKARYSLIMVIMLLVSFLVLFVTGLARGLAYANISALKNMPANYFAVQSDADHTFRRSQLTDTELAAARSVAGEANATPLGVQTSTITAAGADVKADITFFAVDMTGMLAPDVTEGAGITNEVQGSAVADSKLEQSGVTIGSTIRDQASGMSWTVTGFVKDSSYSHTPVVYINQLDWQAMKQGAVQGGGSSGNANAPYNVIALDVTAAQAAQIADQQQSVEVITQKQAIASVPGYSAEQNSLLMMIVFLFVIAAVVLAVFFYVITIQKTSQFGILKAMGTKMSYLAWSVVGQVMLLSVASLALGILLTLAMNMGLPDTMPFELDGQTMAMTSLLFIGMSLLGSLISVARVAKVDALEAIGRTGA